A single Phytohabitans houttuyneae DNA region contains:
- a CDS encoding O-antigen ligase family protein, whose protein sequence is MKLGGASFLLALLIISIGLGPRFRLGALDDGRAIDLRPQDVLLPVAALVTYASAAGTALLDRRQVWWRWFAIACYAAVVVTVVQLLVDDQVSPLRRVAFLGRHLLLFAVAVVACALYRRSGGDAGKLALRLLVGAVAANVLWFAYQVVTGQATVLIGRAAGDQVDSYGPRLIGEPSSAGTGTFFAFAVALALAAYRAKLMSAATAVALFVPSAVCAYLAESRTALVSIICLVGLFVVQSSHGRLALAPRVALVGAAGSVAAWYVVHNHTERLSGGGLYRGARDRFQEVWTPILDRSADDPVFWVLGVGPGGLPSPALPITEAHNILLRAWLDFGLVGGALFLGALAIVAVHAYRVSRDPGVEPYTKLWAELATLYALVVAITGVALDSLTTVTSTHLLMLAIGLFAGAQAASATAAVPELARSA, encoded by the coding sequence AAGCTGGGGGGCGCGTCGTTTCTGCTTGCCCTGCTGATCATCTCCATCGGACTGGGGCCGCGGTTTCGTCTGGGCGCTCTCGACGACGGGCGGGCTATCGACCTGCGGCCGCAGGACGTCCTGCTGCCGGTGGCCGCGCTCGTGACGTACGCGTCCGCGGCGGGCACGGCCCTGCTGGACCGCCGGCAGGTGTGGTGGCGCTGGTTCGCGATCGCCTGCTACGCGGCCGTGGTCGTCACCGTCGTCCAGCTGCTGGTCGACGACCAGGTCAGCCCGCTGCGCAGGGTGGCGTTTCTCGGGCGGCACCTGCTGCTGTTCGCCGTCGCGGTGGTGGCGTGCGCCCTCTACCGCCGCAGCGGCGGCGACGCCGGGAAGCTCGCGCTGCGCCTGCTGGTCGGCGCGGTGGCCGCGAACGTGCTGTGGTTCGCGTACCAGGTCGTCACCGGACAGGCCACCGTGCTCATCGGCCGTGCCGCCGGCGACCAGGTCGACTCGTACGGCCCTCGGCTGATCGGCGAGCCGAGCTCGGCCGGCACCGGCACATTCTTCGCGTTCGCGGTGGCGCTCGCCCTGGCCGCGTACCGCGCCAAGCTCATGTCGGCCGCGACGGCGGTGGCGCTGTTCGTCCCGTCTGCGGTCTGCGCCTACCTGGCGGAGTCCAGAACCGCGCTGGTCAGCATCATCTGCCTGGTCGGCCTTTTCGTGGTGCAGTCGAGCCACGGCCGGCTGGCGCTGGCGCCGCGGGTCGCGCTGGTGGGCGCGGCCGGTTCCGTGGCCGCCTGGTACGTCGTCCACAACCACACCGAACGGCTCAGCGGCGGCGGCCTGTACCGCGGGGCCCGGGACCGCTTCCAGGAGGTGTGGACGCCGATTCTCGACCGGTCCGCCGACGATCCGGTGTTTTGGGTACTTGGCGTTGGACCGGGTGGTCTGCCGAGTCCCGCGCTGCCCATCACCGAGGCGCACAACATCCTCCTGCGCGCCTGGCTGGACTTCGGCCTTGTCGGCGGTGCGCTCTTCCTCGGCGCGCTGGCGATCGTCGCCGTGCACGCCTACCGCGTGTCGCGCGACCCCGGCGTCGAGCCGTACACCAAGCTCTGGGCCGAGCTCGCCACCCTCTACGCCCTGGTCGTGGCGATCACCGGCGTCGCGCTGGACTCGCTGACCACCGTCACGTCGACCCACCTCCTGATGCTCGCGATCGGCCTGTTCGCCGGCGCCCAGGCGGCATCGGCGACCGCTGCCGTGCCTGAGCTGGCCCGCTCGGCATGA
- a CDS encoding lipopolysaccharide biosynthesis protein produces the protein MTADTATPSAAIRAVSWKALAAYSLSRVVPVAVIFAATPVLIGLIGTTSYGLYTTITALVLIAESLGVGWLRQSALRGAGDPRQAMHLLPRWSIASAVNGPAALVAVLLVLVGGALGGADDPVVLVTATALCCATGFYMVRVTRVQRDLQTGRVIAIEWVRAIVGLLASVAVHATLLDGAPAALAGMAIGNLAGALAAGRGTVATSRARTGARANALLRAYWSYGWPMSLWLAASYGLLYVDRLLLSTWLGPEAAGLYGAVADIVIRGYLFIATPISMAVHPLVMAAWNRGRPDQAVRTLVAYQRILALSMLAATVAMVAVGPWLIPIVVGVPAPSVAVLVFLGLGSAIWQYSLLTQKRLEMAGRSRTVLSLMGAAALVTTVVDMVLIPMVGPLGAAVGLAAGAAAYQAGCLRLGRKAVGDYRGGAVNSSVS, from the coding sequence ATGACCGCCGACACGGCTACCCCCAGCGCGGCCATCCGGGCGGTCTCCTGGAAGGCGCTGGCGGCCTACTCACTGTCGCGGGTCGTGCCGGTCGCGGTCATTTTCGCCGCCACGCCGGTGCTCATCGGGCTTATCGGGACCACGTCGTACGGGCTTTATACGACCATCACCGCGCTCGTACTCATCGCCGAATCGCTTGGGGTCGGCTGGCTGCGGCAGTCGGCGTTGCGGGGAGCCGGCGACCCGCGACAGGCGATGCACCTGCTCCCCAGGTGGTCGATCGCGTCGGCGGTCAACGGCCCTGCCGCACTGGTGGCCGTCCTTCTTGTGCTGGTGGGCGGCGCGCTGGGCGGGGCCGACGATCCGGTGGTGCTGGTGACGGCGACCGCGCTGTGCTGCGCCACCGGCTTCTACATGGTCCGCGTGACGCGCGTGCAGCGCGACCTGCAGACCGGCCGGGTCATAGCAATCGAGTGGGTGCGCGCGATCGTCGGCCTGCTGGCCAGCGTCGCGGTGCACGCCACGCTCCTCGACGGCGCCCCCGCCGCCCTCGCCGGGATGGCCATCGGAAACCTCGCCGGCGCACTCGCCGCGGGGCGGGGGACAGTGGCCACCTCCCGCGCCCGCACCGGTGCCCGCGCCAACGCGTTGCTGAGAGCCTACTGGAGCTACGGCTGGCCGATGTCGCTGTGGCTGGCCGCCTCGTACGGACTGTTGTACGTGGACCGCCTGCTGCTGAGCACGTGGCTGGGACCTGAGGCGGCGGGGCTGTACGGCGCCGTGGCCGACATCGTCATCCGCGGGTATCTGTTCATCGCCACGCCGATCAGCATGGCCGTGCATCCGCTCGTGATGGCCGCGTGGAACCGGGGGCGGCCGGACCAGGCGGTGCGGACGCTCGTCGCGTACCAGCGGATCTTGGCTCTTTCGATGCTCGCCGCCACCGTGGCGATGGTCGCGGTCGGGCCGTGGCTGATCCCCATCGTGGTCGGCGTGCCGGCGCCCTCGGTGGCGGTGCTCGTGTTTCTGGGCCTGGGGTCGGCGATCTGGCAGTACAGCCTGTTGACCCAGAAGCGGCTGGAGATGGCCGGGCGCAGCCGTACGGTGCTGTCGCTGATGGGCGCGGCCGCGCTCGTCACCACGGTGGTGGACATGGTGCTCATCCCCATGGTCGGACCGCTCGGCGCCGCGGTCGGCCTCGCCGCGGGCGCCGCGGCGTACCAGGCCGGATGCCTGCGCTTGGGCCGGAAGGCGGTCGGTGACTACCGCGGCGGTGCCGTCAACAGCTCGGTGTCGTGA